The Parasteatoda tepidariorum isolate YZ-2023 unplaced genomic scaffold, CAS_Ptep_4.0 HiC_scaffold_2884, whole genome shotgun sequence sequence aaaattaagttggaATGATGAAATTCCAGATAATTTGGCAAAGAGATTTAAACTCTGGCTCTCTCAGTTACATTTATTAGAGGACATTAAGATTCCTAGATGGCTAGAATATGAACCATCTAATGTTGTATTTAGCTTACACTTATTTTGTGACGCCAGTAAATTGGCTTACggattttgtatatttttaagaattgctgttaatgatattgttaaaattcatttggTCAATGCTAAAAGCAGAGTAGCTCCTTTAAAGCCACTTACTATTCCTAGGCTGGAACTATTAGCCTGATGCATAGGAGCTAGATCGCTGTCATCCATACTTAAAGATCTAGCTCTCCATGaagttcaaatttattgttGGACTGATTCGACCACAGCTCTGAGTTGGATTAAGCGTAATTTAAATTGGGGATTATTTGTATATAACCGCGTTAAAGAAATTCGCTCAGAAACTTCTCTCACCATGTGGCGCCACTTGCCAGGTAGCTCGAACCCTGCCGATCTTGCATCACGTGGCTGCACTGCTGAACAGTTAATCAAACGTCGTTGGTGGGAGGGACCGATTTGGCTCTACGATAAGGAAGAAAATTGGCCTAAATCGGAAGAAAACCCAAATGAAGAATTGGTTAATTCAGAGCTACGTAAAACGgtaataattgctttaaatacgGATGATAGTGATCAATACTggtattgtaaatatttttcatcatatacgaaaattttgatatatagattcttttataactgtaaacataaagataaaaatttgtctAAGGTTTTAAGTGTAAATGAACTCTGTAAAGCTGAAATTTCTCTGATGTTATTAATTCAAAAGGGTGGTTTTAAAGATGTAAATGATAATAAACTTAAGCATTTAAGACCATTTGTTGACCAAAATGGTGTTATAAGAGCTAAAACCAACCTTGATTATCGTGATGATACATCAGATTTCATCCATCCTATTATTTTACCTAATAATCATCCTGtagtaaaattgttaattttaagttatcatGTTGATTATTTACATGCTGGTATTTCTCTATTGATGTctcacttaagaaaaaaatattgggtTTTGAAAAGTCGAAAGACTATTCGTAATTGTATTAAGCATTGTGTGAAATGTAAaagatttaaagttaaaagatgTGAAGTTATGCCAGGAATTTTACCTAGTGATCGAGTAAATGATGCCGCAGTATTTGAGATAATAGGAGTTGACCTAGCAGGTCCACTGTACcttaaagataaaagaaaagcatACATAGTTCTTTATACGTGTGCAGTGTATCGTGCAGTACACTTAGAATTAGTAACCCTTATGACGACGGAAGCATATTTTCAGTCCTTAAGACGATTTATTGCGCGACGAGGCAGACCCTCAGTTATATATTCCGATAATGGAACAAATTTCGTCGGCGCAGAAAAAGCTCTTCGTTTAATAGATTGGGATAAATTGAGCTCAAAGGTTGCAGAACAAAAAATACGCTTTAAGTTCAATCCTCCTTCAGCAAGTTGGTGGGGGGGTTGGTGGGAGCGCTTAATCCAGATGGTGAAACaaattttacgtaaaatattAGGACGCGCTACGCTCAACTATGAGGAGTTACTCACTCTCCTTTgtgattgtgaaagaataataaatacgaGGCCCCTCACTTACGTATCTGAAGACGTGGCCGATATTTCACCATTAACTCCCGAAATGTTCTTGCACGAGATACCTTCCTCAGGTGTAGTAGATATTGATCAGgtagataagaaaaatttaagtaaacaagCTAAATATCTccaaaaaataagagaattacTTAGAGCTAGATTTAGGACAGAATATTTAGGGCAATTACGTCAACAATCATTAAGAGATTATAAGGATAAATCGTTAAAAGTCGGAGAAATAGTTTTAGTCGAAGATATTAATAAGCGGACATTTTGGAATTTAGCTAAGATATTAAAGGTAATTCCTGGCAGAGATGGCCACACAAGAGTAGCCCTTGTAAAGAcggaaaattcagaaattttaagacCAGTTCAAAGACTGTTTAGATTAGAACTGGAAAATGAGTATGTTGAtgtaaaaggaaaatcattgaaaataagtAGCAGTGGAAGAATTGTTAAACCTACTGTACCGTAATATGTTGTAAACtgtatgatttattaaatattgtttatgttaaatattttgtatgattttttttatcattgatgttttttcttccatttatatagaaatttttatgtctaaaaattaGAAGTTTGTTGAGTATAATTACAGGTATTCTACTCAAGGTGGGAGGAAATGTGGTAAGTTAAAATCCGAAgtgaaacttttagaaatacGAACTGAAACTTAAACGTTAGCGCATATGTTatgttattatgttattaaatagtGCTGGTATTATCCTGGACCTTCTTAACAGTGACAAACAtcctattaaataaatatttaaaaaaacaagcaaattgaaaatttaagctttcaacaaaatattacttactttgttacaatagtAATATTGTTGTACAATATGTAATATGTACAATAGTAATAAtagtattgtaaaaataatacacatAAGCTCAGAAATAGAGCAGAAAAGATTGCACATGATAAATATTTGACTCAATTCTGTCTATTTGATTGACTTAATCACATGAGTT is a genomic window containing:
- the LOC139424855 gene encoding uncharacterized protein, producing the protein MAQGLFNLRDWQTNASDLINNSDKKDVSVLGLNWNTEIDTLSCKIEPVDYSEQLITKRFVLAMAHRVFDIIGYTAPVTLLPKIILQETWNLKLSWNDEIPDNLAKRFKLWLSQLHLLEDIKIPRWLEYEPSNVVFSLHLFCDASKLAYGFCIFLRIAVNDIVKIHLVNAKSRVAPLKPLTIPRLELLA
- the LOC122273192 gene encoding uncharacterized protein, with product MWRHLPGSSNPADLASRGCTAEQLIKRRWWEGPIWLYDKEENWPKSEENPNEELVNSELRKTVIIALNTDDSDQYWYCKYFSSYTKILIYRFFYNCKHKDKNLSKVLSVNELCKAEISLMLLIQKGGFKDVNDNKLKHLRPFVDQNGVIRAKTNLDYRDDTSDFIHPIILPNNHPVVKLLILSYHVDYLHAGISLLMSHLRKKYWVLKSRKTIRNCIKHCVKCKRFKVKRCEVMPGILPSDRVNDAAVFEIIGVDLAGPLYLKDKRKAYIVLYTCAVYRAVHLELVTLMTTEAYFQSLRRFIARRGRPSVIYSDNGTNFVGAEKALRLIDWDKLSSKVAEQKIRFKFNPPSASWWGGWWERLIQMVKQILRKILGRATLNYEELLTLLCDCERIINTRPLTYVSEDVADISPLTPEMFLHEIPSSGVVDIDQVDKKNLSKQAKYLQKIRELLRARFRTEYLGQLRQQSLRDYKDKSLKVGEIVLVEDINKRTFWNLAKILKVIPGRDGHTRVALVKTENSEILRPVQRLFRLELENEYVDVKGKSLKISSSGRIVKPTVP